The genomic segment CGATCGGCTGTGCGGACATCGAGAGGTAGACCTCCACCGTTCTCCCGGGCGGGACCGTCAGCCTCGTCGTGCGCGGGGCGTAGCCTAACCGCGTGAACCGGACCTCCACCGATCCTGGCTCCAAGCCGGTCAACGTGAATCGACCCTGTGGGTCGCTGAGAGTACGGACTGGCGTGGGGCTCAGTACCGTGATGTCCACGTCCGAAAGCCCATCGATTCTGCCCGCCTCCGTGACCCGACCGAAAACCCGCCCTAGAGCCAGCGGGTCGGCGAGAGCCGTCGGTTCGAGGAGAATCAGAAACTCGGTATTCCAGGGAACCGGCAGCTCGCCCGCGAGCTTCTCATAAGCGGCCCGCTGGGCGACTATGCGGTGCTGACCCGCCGGGAGGCGTCCGAGCTCGACCCGACCGGTCTCGTCGGAGATCGCCCGAAGCCCGAGTTCGGGAAGGTCCACGATGGCCTCACTGATCGGCTCCCCGGTCTCCGCATCCGCGACCCGGCCGAACCTGAGGAATCCGTCGGTGAGTGCGACGTCTGCGCCACTCCGGCGCATGAGCTCGAGGCGGGTGCAACCCGCGATCACCCCGCGGTCGCAGGCCCGCTGGTAAAGGCTGACTGCGCGGGCCAGATCCCGGATTCCGCCCGCTCCCGTCTCGTACATGAGCCCGAGCACGTTGCAGCTTAGAAGTTCTCCGCCGTCGCACGCTTCTCGGTGCACGCTCTGGGCATCCTGACCCACGACTGGGCAGGTCAATACACCGAGAAAGGCGACGACGAGCAGGGACCTACGTACCATGATTCTTGGTTCGTGGCCGAGTGGATGACCATGGCTGAGAGCAAGAATGCGACCCGCGCGTCGAATGGCGCAAGCGCCCAGGAACCAGCCGAGCCTCCCGCATGTTTGTTGATCAGACGAATCGGGCGTTGACTCATCGTGCTGCCTCTGGCCGGATCATCAGTCTCGATATGTCCGGGGGCTGGCTCAATCGCCATATTCGCACGTAGCACTACGACTCCTCCCGCGGAGGGTACATGCCCTCGTTCTCTCGAGACGTCTCGCCCACGCCGATCGGTACAGCCATGCCGATCGGTACAGCCATTCTGATCGCGGTGCTGGTCGCCTCGCTCTCGGCACCGCTCTCAGCCCAATTTTCCGGCCGGCTGGAGGCCGATCCAAACATGCCGGTGAAGGACGGATTCGACACGGACCGAGCGATCTTCTGGACGCACCCCAACTTCACTCCGCTCCGCGACCCCGAGTGGCAGTCGCTGAGGGGCGCGCGGCGGGCCGGCGACCTCACGGACGAAACGACCGTGTTGACGTTCGACGTGCAGGGAAAGACGCTGGTGCTGGTGTCCAGCCAGATGTCGTACCACCACGTGGCGCAGGGAGAGATGGAGGGTGAGCCGTGGATGGTAACCTTCTGAGTGATCTGTAACTCAGGGGTCAGGATGGCTCCACGCGTCGACGGCGAAGTCCACTGGTTCGCCGAGCATGGCCTGTACGACGGCCTGTTTCTCATGAGGGACGAGGAGAGCGGCACCTACTGGGATCACATGACCGGTGAAGCGGTGTACGGACCGAAGGTCGGCTCCGCGCTCGAAGTGTCCAACTTGCGACAAACAACCGTCGCACAGGTACTCGGACAGGACCCTGACGCGCTCGTGGCGCTCTCGGATCAGGCGCTTCGACGCAATGAGGCGATGACGCTCGGTGGCTTGCTCGGCCGTATCGGCGGGCGTCTGAATCAGATGTTCCGTTCGACGGTGAAAGAAGAAGACGACCGTCTGCCGACCATGGATCTCGGCATGGGGATCTGGACCGGCGAAGAGGCCCGCTACTACCCGTACGAGCGCATTACGGCGAGCGAGAACGCGGTACTCGACGACTTTGCCGGACGCCAGGTCGTGGTTTACCTGGACCCGTCAGCCTACGCGCTCGCTGCGGCGTACATCGACACGGACGGCATAAGCTGGGAAGAGAACGTACTCCGGTTCTCGGATGGCTCCTACATCGAGGGCGGCGTCTTCCACGACGCATCAGGTGAACGTGCGCGGATCGAGCGACCGCTCCAGATGTTCACCCGCTGGTACGGCTTCTCGTTGACGTTTCCGGAAACCGACATCTACGGCCGCTAGTGGGTGAAGCCTTCGACCTCGAGCTCAGGCTCGTGCGGCTCAAATCGGCGGAGCGCTGCTCACCACCCCGCCCCCGAACGGGACCACGAGCCCCAAGGTCTTCACGCCATCAGGCCGATCTCGACACGCCGCTACTACGGAGGCCGACATCGAGTGGAAGTGGTGGCAAACGGGTCCACGTTGGCCGGGGGTGACTTCGAGCTGGAAATGTGATGCTCGCCGTCCACGGCAAAGCGCGGCTGCGCACCTGCGCGAGCACGACCTACTTGATGATCGCCAGCGGCAGCAGGACCACGTACGCGAGCACCAGCAGCAGCGGCGCCGCAGTGATCGATCCCTGGGCGAGCAGCGTATAGCCGAGTGCCAAGCACGCGATTCCGGTGCCGCCCAGCATCGCGTTCACCTTCGTGAACTTCAGGGCCGCGGGCCGCGCGGTTGCCTTCTTCCTCTTGCTCGCCATGGCGGTAACGCTACCCGAGCGAGCCAATCGGGTCAATCGCTCGCCCTCCCCCCTTTCCGATCACCCTTCTAGGTGCTCCTTGAGTGCCTTCTTGCTGATCCCGAGTCGTTTCGCGGCTGACGTCTCGTCACCGTCGACCAGGTCCACCACACGCTTCACGTGACGCTGGATCGCACGGTCCAGAGACAGGTCTCCGTCCGCATGTCGCACCTCCTGCCCCAGCGCGAGATGGTCCGACCCGATGACCGTCCCCCGCGCGACGATTGCTGCTCTCATGAGAGCGTTCTCGAGCTCCCGAACGTTGCCGGGCCAATCGTACGACTGAAGCCGCTCGATCGCCTCGTCGGAAATACGCCGGACGTCCCGATGCGTCTCCTCACGGATGCGGCTGAGCAACGCATTCGCCACGAGCGCTATATCTCCGGGACGCTCCCGGAGCGGAGGCACCGCGATTTCGATGACCTTGAGTCGGAAATAGAGGTCCTTGCGAAAGCGCCCTTGCTCGATCAGCTCTTCGAGCGGCCTGTGCGTCGCCGCGATCACCCGCGCCTCGGTCGTGCGCGGCTGCTCCCCACCCACCGGGTAGAAGCGTCGCTCCTGCAACACGCGCAGCAGCTTCGTCTGGAACTCGGAGCTGGTGTCCCCGATCTCGTCGAGGAAGATCGTGCCCTCGCCCGCGAGCTCGAAGTATCCCTTTCTGGTTCCCACCGCTCCGGTAAACGCACCCTTTACGTGACCGAACAGCTCGGTCTCGAGCAGCGTCTCGGTCAACGCGGTGCAGTTCACGGCGATGAACGGCTGCTCGGCGTGCACCGAGTGCTCGTGGATCGCCCGAGCGATCACTTCCTTCCCGGTGCCGGTCTCACCGAGGATGAGCACGGTGGCCCGGTTTCGGGCCAGCACCCCGATCGTCTTGTAGATCTCGACCATGCGCGCGTCCCGCCCGATGAGCTGGCCGCGTGGCAGGGGGGCTTCGGTCTCGGGAGCGACGTCGTCGTCCGCGGCTTCGACCGCGAGTTCCTGCTCCCGGAAGCAACGCTCGGCGAGCCCTTGCAGAGCTTTCGGGTCGACCGGCTTGACCAGGAAGTCGAATGCACCGGACTTCATCGCCGTGACCGCCGTCTCCATGTCGTCGTGGCCGGTCATCACGACGACGTCGACGCCCTTCATCGCACTCCGCACCTTCTCGAGAAGGTCGAGGCCACTCATGCCGGACATGCGCACGTCCGTCACGATCAGCGCCGGGTCGAAGGCTTTCACCCGCGACAGGGCCTTTTCAGCGCTCTCGGCTGTTTCGACCTCGAATCCGGCATGCGTCAGTCGGGTCTTGTAGACCTCGAGCGCATCGGCGTCGTCGTCGACGACCAGTATTCGTTGACTCATGGTTCCGCTTCTACCCCAGGTGGGCGGTGCCCGGATCCACCCTCGTCCGGATCGTCGGTCCAGAACGCCGGGTCGTCGGGCAGTTCCCCAGCTCGCAGGCGCGCCAGCTGCTCACGGTTGCGGCCTTGGCGCACGCGTACCATGACGAGCAAGACCAGTGCCAGAAGCATCCAGAAAACCATGGAGTGACTGAGCACGAACAGCCATCCGTACCGTTTCCTGATGTGCTTCTTCCAGTCCTCCTCGAACTGGGCGGTTGTTACGCCGAACGTCGAGCGGAACGCCGTCTCAAAGGAACGAAGCCTCTTCCAGCGCTCGATGAAGACCGCGAGTCCCCGTTCACCGCTGCCGGCGAGTAGGTACGTAATCGCGCTCGCGGAGAGCAGGTATGCGACCTCTGCCTGCGGCCGCCCGGATGGCCATCGCAATTCCAACGAATCCATCGGCGGCGTACGACCCAGCGCTAGCAGCACCCGGAGCCGCCAGACCTCCGCGACATCGAAGCCACCCGAGGCCCACTGGGCGTACCCTTCGTTGAACCAGCGTGGCGCGCGCAGCCCCCCCAGCTCCGAGGAAAGTCCGAGGTGAGCCCACTCGTGCCTGAGTGTGCGGCGCCCTTCGATGCTGAGCACGCTGAATCCCCCCCGCATGGGCACGACCAGCATCTGTCGACTCGGGATCGCCACGCCCGCCCGCCACTCCGGCACCACCCCCCCCGTCAGCTCGTCGAAGGCGTCGGGCGTGTGCGCCAAGACTGCGCGAACCTGGTCGGGCACGGAATCGGGAAGGCCGGGCAAGGACCTCTGTGCGTCGAGAAACTCCAACACCTCACGCGCGACCAGTGAATCCGGCCCCGCGTGATACACATCCACACGCACACCCTCGAGCCGCAAGTACCGCTCCCCGTCGAGCGAAGCGGGAACCTCCTGCGCGCCCCCCCACAGCGGGAGGAAGAGAGCGGCGACGAAGGCCGTCCGTGCGGTGGGAGGTGAGCGAAGACTCACTCGCCGGACAGCAACTCCAGATTGGTGCTCACTGCCTCGTTGTGCGGATTGATGTCCGACGCGCGACGCCAGAGCAGGAGTGCGACGTCCCGGTCGTCGTCCTTGTACGCCATCGTGCCCAGTCGCAGATAGACATCGTCTCCGAGCCGCGGCGACAACTTCACCGCCTTCTCGTATTGGATCCGGGCCCCGTCGTGGTCTCCGTGCGCGTATGCCTGGTCACCGAGGTTCTTGTGCGCTTGGGGCGGCGGCGGGTTCACGGCAACCGCGCGCTTGTAGAGCGCCTCCGCCGCCTCCACCTCGCCCCTACGCTCGAGAACAACCCCCGTATTCACTAGGATCGGGCCAGACTCGGGGTAGAGTCCCATGCCCTCGCGGCCCACGGCAACCGCATAGTCCAGGTCGCCAGCGACGGCAGACGCGAGCACGGTGTAGGAATAGTACGCCGCCGACGGCTTCTTCACGCTAGATGAGGTCCGGTACTGGCGCAGAGAGTCGAGTGACCGAGCCGCATCCCGAGCCTTCAGGTACAGAATGCCGCGGGCGAGATGCACGTAGTGGTCTTCCGGCTTCGCCCGCGAGGCGGTGTCGAGCGCCTCGAGCGCTTCGTCGTAACGCCCAAGAAGCTCGAGACAGAGAGCCTTGTTGCGCTGGACCGCATAGCTGTCGCGCTGCGATTCGGGCATCGAGCCGAAGCACTGGAGCGCGTCCTCGAGCCTTCCCTGCCGGAACGCCATCAGCCCGAGCACGAAGGTCGCGCGCGCCTGCCTGGGATCGATCTCGAGCGCCAGCTCGAGCTCGCGCGCGGCGTCTTCCAACATGCCCGAGCGGTAGAAGGCGATACCCAGGTTGAGGTGCCGCTGCAACGCCTCGTCGCCCCCGGTCTCCTCTTGCGTGCTTCGCTCGCCGGCTCGGCTGACGAAGCCCGCCTGGATGAGACCGTACAGCGCCTTGCCGGTCTCGAACTCGACCAGACCCGCCTCGTTCATGATGTCATCGACCGTGCGCACGCCGTCGACGAACGGCAGAATTTTCTTCTGATCCCTGGTCAGTTCGACGTCTTCTTCAGCCTCGTCGGGATGCTTGTCGAGCTGAAAGACCACGTCGAACGACGGGATCTTCTTCTCCACTTGACTCCACTCATCAACGCGCCGGGCGCCTTCCATGAGCAGCGCCTCGGGCGGCACGTCGACCAGGAACATGCCCTCCTCGTCAGGCGCCTGATCGGTGTCGAAGTAGAACGAGCCCTGGTTCCAGGTGAAGAGGTGGTACACCGCCTCTTCGATCTGCATCTGGATGTAGGTGTGGAGCTTCTCTTCGGACATGCTCCCCTGATCCACCAAGATCTCACCGAGGCGCCTCCCCTTCTCGAGCGCCTGCTGCTCCATAGCGGCCGAAAGGTCCTTCCGCGTGATGATGTGGTTGCGGACCAGCAGTTCACCCAAGCGATCCGGGCGGTTGAGTAAAGAAGCGTGGATGACCCGACCCTTCTTGAAGTAGATGTACCCGAAGTTCGACCGGTCCGTGACGCTCAGGCACCCGGTCTTCATTCCCATGCCCAGCAGTTGGCAGATGTCAGCGAGGCTGACGTCCTGGAGTGCGCCCTCGATGGCCATCAGTCGAGCTCTTCGATCAGGAGGTCATCGATTTTCGGCCACATGAGAACCACGTTCTCCGCCGAAGGGAACCAGGCACCGCCCCTGGTGGGCTCTTGCGTCGCGATCGCCGCAGGTTGGGGTGGCGAAGCGCCCTCACCCGGAGTGCTCTCGGCCATCTCGACCAGCTCCAGCTCGCCGGCACCTGTCCCGGCGTCGACCTCCAGGACCAGGCCACCTTCGAAACGCGACCGAAGGCGCTCGTCGATGTTCTCGATGCCCGAAGGAGCGCGGTCACCAACGAGCATGATGCGAGCACCGCGCCGACTGAGCACCTCGTAGAGGTGGAAGAACTCGTCCTGCGCCCGCTCGGTCTCGGAAAGCGCTTCCATGCCGTGCACCATCAGCAGGTCC from the Gemmatimonadota bacterium genome contains:
- a CDS encoding carboxypeptidase regulatory-like domain-containing protein, which codes for MVRRSLLVVAFLGVLTCPVVGQDAQSVHREACDGGELLSCNVLGLMYETGAGGIRDLARAVSLYQRACDRGVIAGCTRLELMRRSGADVALTDGFLRFGRVADAETGEPISEAIVDLPELGLRAISDETGRVELGRLPAGQHRIVAQRAAYEKLAGELPVPWNTEFLILLEPTALADPLALGRVFGRVTEAGRIDGLSDVDITVLSPTPVRTLSDPQGRFTLTGLEPGSVEVRFTRLGYAPRTTRLTVPPGRTVEVYLSMSAQPIELEPIEVVVGSGYLERNGFYRRARSGWGSRFTRQDVDVINPGFVSDLLWRAPGVTVQRGPRGVQAVSRRRRPVSTDDGRSCRLRPYLDGMPMFDWDFDLVPPEDLEGVEVYQGMAAPIEYRNLLDPDGSHPCGVLLIWTRRGN
- a CDS encoding DUF3179 domain-containing protein, which codes for MPSFSRDVSPTPIGTAMPIGTAILIAVLVASLSAPLSAQFSGRLEADPNMPVKDGFDTDRAIFWTHPNFTPLRDPEWQSLRGARRAGDLTDETTVLTFDVQGKTLVLVSSQMSYHHVAQGEMEGEPWMVTF
- a CDS encoding DUF3179 domain-containing protein, translated to MAPRVDGEVHWFAEHGLYDGLFLMRDEESGTYWDHMTGEAVYGPKVGSALEVSNLRQTTVAQVLGQDPDALVALSDQALRRNEAMTLGGLLGRIGGRLNQMFRSTVKEEDDRLPTMDLGMGIWTGEEARYYPYERITASENAVLDDFAGRQVVVYLDPSAYALAAAYIDTDGISWEENVLRFSDGSYIEGGVFHDASGERARIERPLQMFTRWYGFSLTFPETDIYGR
- a CDS encoding tetratricopeptide repeat protein; translation: MAIEGALQDVSLADICQLLGMGMKTGCLSVTDRSNFGYIYFKKGRVIHASLLNRPDRLGELLVRNHIITRKDLSAAMEQQALEKGRRLGEILVDQGSMSEEKLHTYIQMQIEEAVYHLFTWNQGSFYFDTDQAPDEEGMFLVDVPPEALLMEGARRVDEWSQVEKKIPSFDVVFQLDKHPDEAEEDVELTRDQKKILPFVDGVRTVDDIMNEAGLVEFETGKALYGLIQAGFVSRAGERSTQEETGGDEALQRHLNLGIAFYRSGMLEDAARELELALEIDPRQARATFVLGLMAFRQGRLEDALQCFGSMPESQRDSYAVQRNKALCLELLGRYDEALEALDTASRAKPEDHYVHLARGILYLKARDAARSLDSLRQYRTSSSVKKPSAAYYSYTVLASAVAGDLDYAVAVGREGMGLYPESGPILVNTGVVLERRGEVEAAEALYKRAVAVNPPPPQAHKNLGDQAYAHGDHDGARIQYEKAVKLSPRLGDDVYLRLGTMAYKDDDRDVALLLWRRASDINPHNEAVSTNLELLSGE
- a CDS encoding sigma-54-dependent Fis family transcriptional regulator; this encodes MSQRILVVDDDADALEVYKTRLTHAGFEVETAESAEKALSRVKAFDPALIVTDVRMSGMSGLDLLEKVRSAMKGVDVVVMTGHDDMETAVTAMKSGAFDFLVKPVDPKALQGLAERCFREQELAVEAADDDVAPETEAPLPRGQLIGRDARMVEIYKTIGVLARNRATVLILGETGTGKEVIARAIHEHSVHAEQPFIAVNCTALTETLLETELFGHVKGAFTGAVGTRKGYFELAGEGTIFLDEIGDTSSEFQTKLLRVLQERRFYPVGGEQPRTTEARVIAATHRPLEELIEQGRFRKDLYFRLKVIEIAVPPLRERPGDIALVANALLSRIREETHRDVRRISDEAIERLQSYDWPGNVRELENALMRAAIVARGTVIGSDHLALGQEVRHADGDLSLDRAIQRHVKRVVDLVDGDETSAAKRLGISKKALKEHLEG